In Oceanobacillus sp. FSL K6-2867, one DNA window encodes the following:
- a CDS encoding aspartyl-phosphate phosphatase Spo0E family protein, translating into MNKDHLIEKIEECREEMISLSTTHDLTSEAVIASSVKLDQLINTYQKQY; encoded by the coding sequence GTGAATAAAGATCATTTAATTGAAAAAATTGAAGAATGCCGTGAAGAAATGATTTCACTTTCTACAACACATGACCTGACTTCTGAGGCTGTTATCGCATCAAGTGTTAAGCTAGACCAATTAATTAATACGTACCAAAAGCAATACTAG
- a CDS encoding phosphomevalonate kinase, producing MDNTSMTLKVPGKLMIAGEFAVLEPYQKLAVTAVDRFVYAAIEQSERNMLTLQDFKLENLDWSYEAGEVRIHSNDERTQFVCDAMTVVYTYLMEKNVQPENFHLAIRSELDDSSGIKYGLGSSAAVVTSVIAAILNKFLEKPPASELVFRLAAISHVKTQGNGSGADVAASSYGGMLQYASFQAEWLLDAYHNCKSITDLVERNWTYYELKSIQMPKNVYFCVGWTGKPASTSKLVDQILQLKSDNPEAFHRFLDASKLAVDQFFQGMENADVELLLKGVKQNRKALAAVGKAADTPIETPLLGTLCDLAESLGGAGKPSGAGGGDCGIAFMPSKQQADELMKAWKDAGIKALNLQPYPYGAAVTKE from the coding sequence TTGGATAATACATCAATGACTTTAAAAGTACCAGGGAAACTAATGATTGCTGGGGAATTTGCTGTTCTTGAGCCATATCAAAAACTAGCGGTTACAGCTGTGGACCGTTTTGTTTATGCTGCGATTGAACAAAGTGAAAGAAATATGCTGACATTGCAAGATTTCAAGCTCGAGAATCTGGACTGGTCCTATGAAGCTGGGGAAGTCAGGATCCATTCAAATGACGAAAGAACGCAGTTTGTATGTGATGCGATGACGGTTGTTTATACATATTTAATGGAAAAAAACGTACAGCCTGAGAATTTCCACCTAGCGATTCGCAGTGAATTGGATGACAGTTCTGGCATTAAATATGGTTTAGGATCAAGCGCGGCAGTTGTAACATCTGTAATCGCGGCTATTCTTAATAAATTCCTAGAAAAACCGCCTGCATCAGAGCTGGTTTTTAGACTTGCGGCTATTTCCCACGTAAAAACGCAGGGTAATGGTTCAGGCGCAGATGTGGCTGCTTCATCCTATGGCGGTATGCTTCAGTATGCGTCGTTTCAAGCTGAATGGCTGTTAGATGCATACCATAATTGCAAATCAATAACAGATTTAGTTGAAAGAAATTGGACATATTATGAGTTAAAGTCGATACAAATGCCGAAGAATGTCTATTTTTGTGTAGGCTGGACTGGTAAGCCTGCATCGACCTCGAAGCTTGTCGACCAAATTTTACAATTAAAGTCTGATAACCCAGAAGCATTCCATCGATTCTTAGATGCAAGTAAATTGGCAGTTGACCAATTTTTCCAAGGAATGGAAAATGCCGATGTGGAGCTTCTGCTAAAAGGTGTAAAACAGAATAGAAAAGCGTTAGCTGCTGTTGGCAAAGCAGCTGATACACCGATTGAAACACCTTTGCTCGGGACACTATGTGATTTAGCAGAATCATTAGGAGGAGCGGGTAAGCCTTCAGGAGCTGGCGGCGGTGATTGTGGCATTGCTTTTATGCCATCGAAACAACAAGCCGATGAACTGATGAAAGCTTGGAAGGATGCTGGTATTAAGGCCTTAAACCTTCAACCATATCCATATGGTGCTGCTGTTACGAAAGAATAA
- the mvaD gene encoding diphosphomevalonate decarboxylase, translated as MKATAKAHTNIALIKYWGKRDERLILPTNSSLSLTLDGFSTTTTVAFQEDLSEDQFMLDNQPVEGEAFLRVTKFLDLIRQLAGKEQLYAVVNSINDVPTAAGFASSASGFAALAAAGAKAIGLDLDDQVLSRLTRQGSGSACRSIYGGFAEWEMGERADGSDSFAVPIAPDKHWDVRVAAVVLSSTMKKVSSRAGMKRTVETSPFYAGWLDSIPNDLKQIKEAISEKDFEKVGSIAEANCLKMHATTLAANPPFTYWHDTTMRVMQMVGDMRADGIPAYFTIDAGPNVKVLYLPEDEARVKQRLSEISGVSDVILSKPGQGISYL; from the coding sequence ATGAAAGCTACAGCAAAAGCACATACAAATATTGCTTTAATCAAATACTGGGGAAAGCGTGATGAAAGGCTGATTTTACCTACAAACAGCAGTCTTTCCCTCACATTGGATGGCTTTTCAACAACTACTACTGTAGCTTTTCAGGAGGATTTATCCGAAGATCAATTCATGCTCGATAATCAGCCGGTAGAGGGTGAGGCATTCCTTCGTGTGACGAAATTTCTTGATTTGATTCGTCAGCTTGCAGGAAAAGAACAGTTATATGCTGTGGTGAATTCTATTAATGATGTTCCAACTGCTGCTGGATTTGCCTCATCTGCCTCTGGCTTTGCAGCACTGGCGGCAGCGGGTGCTAAAGCTATTGGTTTAGACTTGGATGATCAAGTATTGTCCCGTCTCACGCGTCAAGGATCTGGATCTGCTTGTCGCTCCATTTATGGCGGCTTTGCAGAATGGGAAATGGGTGAACGAGCAGATGGTTCAGATTCGTTTGCTGTTCCAATTGCACCGGACAAGCATTGGGATGTTCGTGTTGCTGCCGTTGTCCTTTCATCGACCATGAAAAAGGTGTCGAGTCGTGCTGGAATGAAACGAACAGTAGAAACATCTCCGTTTTATGCAGGATGGCTGGACAGTATTCCAAATGATTTAAAACAGATAAAGGAAGCAATTTCAGAGAAGGATTTTGAGAAAGTAGGAAGCATTGCAGAAGCAAATTGTCTAAAGATGCATGCAACTACGCTAGCTGCAAATCCTCCTTTCACCTACTGGCATGATACAACAATGCGTGTAATGCAAATGGTAGGAGATATGCGGGCAGATGGGATTCCAGCATATTTTACAATTGATGCCGGTCCAAATGTTAAAGTCCTTTACTTGCCAGAGGATGAAGCACGTGTTAAACAAAGACTTTCTGAAATATCCGGTGTATCGGATGTAATTTTAAGTAAACCAGGGCAGGGAATAAGCTATCTATAG
- the mvk gene encoding mevalonate kinase yields the protein MSAEKVTTSEKTAIGIAHSKLILIGEHAVVHGQPAIAIPFPLIGVETVIERVPGAVKMDSSFYHGPLHLAPESLQGIVQCVDATLEYLEIPCKDLLIRINSSIPPGKGLGSSASVAISVIRSLFDFADRECTDGELLELANVAETYAHGAPSGLDTLTITSRSPVWYKKENPIDYIDLGEDFHFIVADSGRVGDTRTSVESVARLLKSAPKRIQRKMDRIGELTHQAKHALERAGKHFLGQLLNEAQKELEALGVSDAGLNRLIYFARKEGALGAKLTGGGNGGCIIALAQNEVHSKLLAEKLRKYGASAVWPFVLKKQK from the coding sequence ATGAGTGCAGAAAAAGTAACAACTTCAGAAAAAACAGCTATTGGTATAGCTCATAGTAAGCTAATTTTGATTGGAGAGCATGCGGTTGTGCACGGACAGCCCGCAATTGCGATTCCATTTCCTTTAATTGGTGTTGAAACAGTAATTGAACGTGTACCAGGGGCGGTTAAAATGGATAGTTCTTTTTATCACGGTCCATTACATTTAGCTCCGGAATCCTTACAAGGAATCGTACAGTGTGTGGATGCGACGTTAGAGTACTTAGAGATTCCTTGCAAAGACCTGCTGATTCGCATTAACTCCTCTATTCCACCCGGAAAAGGATTAGGGTCAAGTGCATCTGTTGCAATATCTGTGATTCGGTCTCTATTTGACTTTGCTGATAGAGAATGTACAGACGGCGAGCTATTAGAGCTTGCAAATGTAGCAGAAACCTATGCACATGGAGCTCCAAGTGGTCTGGATACGCTTACGATTACATCTCGTTCTCCAGTATGGTATAAGAAGGAAAATCCAATTGATTACATTGACCTTGGAGAGGATTTCCATTTTATTGTCGCGGACTCAGGAAGAGTTGGTGATACACGTACATCTGTAGAGTCTGTTGCGAGGCTGCTCAAGTCAGCACCGAAGCGAATTCAGCGAAAAATGGATCGAATTGGTGAATTAACCCATCAAGCAAAGCATGCACTGGAACGGGCTGGTAAACATTTCCTTGGGCAATTATTAAATGAAGCGCAAAAGGAATTGGAAGCACTTGGTGTGAGTGATGCTGGGTTGAACAGATTAATTTATTTTGCTCGAAAAGAAGGAGCTTTAGGTGCGAAATTAACAGGTGGAGGCAATGGTGGCTGTATTATCGCACTTGCCCAAAATGAAGTACATTCGAAATTGCTTGCAGAGAAGCTGAGAAAGTACGGCGCATCAGCAGTATGGCCGTTCGTATTGAAAAAGCAAAAGTAA
- a CDS encoding hydroxymethylglutaryl-CoA reductase, degradative, which translates to MKSSRIPGFYNMSVEQRRELLKDNYHFSPEEWNDLYMKEPLSTETADKMIENVIGTFQLPLGLGLNFLINGKEYIVPMAVEEASIIASASHIAKIVRSAGGFQTEATERVMIGQIQVVGCSDFQAAKQALLQAKETLIQAANAAYPSIVARGGGAEDIDVRILNETADSVYSQMLIMHMYINTCDAMGANIINTMVESIAPIVEELTNGKVYLRILSNYADECLARARCVIPPSLLATGEFSGEEVRDGVIHAFEFAASDPYRAVTHNKGIMNGIDPVVIATGNDWRAVEAGAHAYAARDGSYGSMTTWSKDEAGNLVGEIELPMAIGTVGGATRVHPLAKLSLSMMHIESAKELAQVIVAVGLAQNLGALKALATDGIQKGHMALHSRSVAIAAGATGEMIDIIAEQLVEQKQIRVGKAKELVEQYTK; encoded by the coding sequence ATGAAATCTTCCAGAATCCCCGGTTTCTATAATATGTCTGTTGAACAACGACGAGAGCTTTTAAAAGATAATTACCATTTTTCTCCTGAGGAATGGAATGATCTATATATGAAAGAACCTCTATCTACAGAAACTGCAGATAAGATGATAGAGAACGTGATTGGAACATTTCAACTTCCGTTAGGGTTGGGGTTGAATTTTCTTATAAATGGGAAAGAATATATAGTACCAATGGCTGTTGAAGAAGCTTCTATTATTGCATCTGCCAGCCATATCGCTAAAATTGTCAGAAGTGCCGGTGGATTCCAAACGGAAGCAACGGAACGCGTAATGATTGGTCAAATACAAGTGGTCGGATGCTCCGATTTTCAAGCTGCAAAGCAAGCATTGCTTCAGGCAAAGGAAACGCTAATCCAGGCAGCGAATGCAGCATATCCGAGCATTGTTGCGCGTGGTGGCGGAGCTGAGGATATAGATGTGCGCATTCTGAATGAAACAGCAGATTCTGTCTATAGTCAGATGCTTATTATGCATATGTATATCAATACGTGTGATGCAATGGGAGCGAATATCATCAATACGATGGTCGAATCAATTGCACCAATTGTCGAAGAACTAACGAATGGAAAAGTCTATTTACGAATTTTGTCAAATTATGCCGATGAGTGCTTAGCAAGAGCGCGATGTGTTATCCCTCCTTCATTACTTGCTACTGGCGAATTTTCTGGGGAGGAAGTACGCGATGGGGTAATCCACGCGTTTGAATTTGCAGCATCTGATCCATATCGTGCTGTTACGCATAATAAAGGTATTATGAATGGAATTGACCCAGTTGTTATTGCGACTGGGAATGATTGGAGAGCCGTAGAAGCTGGCGCTCATGCATACGCTGCAAGGGATGGCAGCTACGGCTCCATGACAACCTGGTCAAAGGATGAAGCGGGTAATTTGGTTGGAGAAATTGAATTACCAATGGCTATTGGAACGGTCGGTGGAGCAACGCGAGTGCATCCATTAGCAAAGCTTTCATTATCTATGATGCATATTGAATCAGCCAAAGAGCTCGCTCAAGTAATTGTAGCAGTTGGTTTGGCGCAAAATCTCGGAGCTTTGAAGGCATTAGCTACAGATGGTATCCAAAAGGGCCATATGGCTTTACACTCTCGCTCTGTTGCAATTGCAGCAGGAGCTACTGGGGAGATGATTGATATCATTGCAGAACAACTAGTTGAACAAAAACAAATCCGTGTCGGAAAAGCTAAAGAATTGGTGGAACAGTATACAAAATGA
- the fabI gene encoding enoyl-ACP reductase FabI, which produces MSSLLQGKNVVIMGVANERSIAWGITKSLHNAGANLIFTNRQERSHQKLVKLLEENNIEAKLIVSCDVSSDESIQEAFQEIKEKVGVIHGLIHSVAFAKREELKGEYADTSRDGFLLAQEISAYSLVAVTKAAKELMTEGGSIVTQSYLGSERVIPNYNVMGVAKASLEASVRYLAEDVGKYDIRVNAISAGPIRTLSAKGVSGFNEKANVIVEKAPLRRNVDQDQVGDATLFFISDLSRGVTGEVLHVDSGFHIIGG; this is translated from the coding sequence ATGTCAAGTCTACTACAAGGAAAAAACGTTGTTATAATGGGCGTTGCCAACGAAAGAAGTATTGCTTGGGGAATTACGAAATCACTTCATAACGCTGGAGCAAACCTGATTTTTACGAATAGACAGGAACGCTCACACCAAAAATTAGTTAAACTATTAGAAGAGAATAATATCGAAGCAAAACTTATCGTTTCCTGTGATGTTTCAAGTGACGAAAGTATTCAGGAAGCATTTCAAGAAATCAAAGAAAAAGTGGGCGTTATTCACGGACTTATTCACTCCGTTGCATTCGCAAAACGTGAAGAGTTAAAAGGTGAATATGCTGATACTTCCCGTGATGGATTCTTGTTAGCACAAGAAATTAGTGCTTACTCACTTGTTGCAGTCACAAAAGCAGCAAAAGAATTAATGACCGAGGGCGGAAGCATTGTAACCCAATCATACCTAGGTTCTGAACGCGTTATTCCAAACTACAATGTAATGGGTGTTGCGAAAGCTTCCTTAGAGGCAAGTGTACGTTACCTGGCAGAGGATGTAGGTAAATATGATATCCGCGTTAATGCTATCTCTGCTGGTCCAATTCGTACATTATCAGCTAAAGGTGTATCCGGCTTTAACGAAAAAGCAAATGTAATTGTAGAAAAAGCACCTCTTCGCCGCAATGTAGACCAAGACCAAGTCGGTGACGCAACCTTGTTCTTTATTAGTGATCTTTCACGTGGTGTAACTGGAGAAGTTCTCCATGTGGATTCTGGATTCCATATTATTGGGGGGTAA
- a CDS encoding RDD family protein — MEAITKKRTKAVFIDSVISGVASVGVEYLLKKKIKNEAFHALVTPSLVMWSLEYAQLKTCGQTLGYKTMGLALENKDGSELTCGQIIKRMAYRDTLSTFKYMKDRKVFEGENGSVLPHDEVAGTVVREV, encoded by the coding sequence GTGGAAGCAATTACGAAAAAGCGTACAAAAGCAGTTTTTATCGACAGTGTTATTTCAGGCGTCGCGTCAGTCGGTGTCGAATATCTTTTAAAAAAGAAAATTAAAAATGAAGCTTTCCATGCACTCGTTACACCGTCCCTTGTCATGTGGTCTTTGGAATATGCACAGTTAAAAACATGCGGTCAAACACTTGGATATAAAACAATGGGACTCGCCCTTGAAAATAAGGATGGATCTGAGCTAACATGCGGCCAAATCATTAAACGAATGGCTTACCGAGATACATTAAGCACATTTAAATACATGAAGGACCGCAAAGTCTTTGAAGGTGAAAATGGTTCTGTACTGCCCCATGACGAGGTTGCTGGTACAGTGGTTCGAGAGGTTTAA
- a CDS encoding DMT family transporter, with translation MKRHHAIIIFSLGAFFFGLNPLFIKLGFAAGWSLSEINVIQATIALVVFWIIGLFAIRHHPHALKKLSFKTILSLMVAGSFTGLTSVLYYGSMQYLPASLAVVLLFQFVWVGVLFEWIIYRRKPSGKTLLTVALTLVGVLFAADVFNGGLNEITLIGFLLGIGSAFTYSAFIIVSGRVAIDVPATIRSPIMVTGAALLIFILFPPHLTLNANVLSSGSIWIYAGALALCGLILTPLLFAMSTPHLPASLATILGAIELPVSVVVAYLGLAEYVAPSRWFGVLLIMAAIAIGEMRGIWQVLLKQKRYVH, from the coding sequence ATGAAGAGACATCATGCGATTATTATTTTCTCTTTAGGGGCTTTTTTCTTTGGGCTGAACCCGCTATTTATCAAATTAGGGTTTGCCGCAGGCTGGAGCCTCAGTGAAATTAATGTCATACAAGCAACCATTGCATTGGTCGTTTTTTGGATTATTGGATTGTTTGCCATCAGACACCATCCACATGCACTTAAAAAGCTTTCCTTCAAAACGATACTCTCCCTTATGGTCGCTGGAAGCTTCACCGGCTTAACAAGTGTCCTTTACTATGGCTCTATGCAATATCTGCCAGCATCACTAGCCGTTGTTCTATTATTCCAATTCGTATGGGTTGGAGTATTATTTGAATGGATTATTTACCGCCGGAAACCAAGTGGCAAAACATTGCTCACTGTTGCACTAACATTAGTTGGTGTATTATTTGCAGCAGATGTATTTAACGGTGGGTTAAACGAGATAACACTTATAGGCTTCCTGCTCGGAATCGGCTCTGCATTCACGTATTCCGCTTTTATTATCGTTAGTGGACGTGTAGCAATTGATGTTCCAGCAACAATTCGGTCACCAATTATGGTGACAGGTGCGGCACTATTAATCTTTATACTATTTCCACCACACCTGACATTAAATGCCAATGTTTTAAGCAGTGGAAGCATCTGGATCTATGCAGGAGCGCTTGCTCTATGTGGACTGATTTTAACACCACTCCTGTTTGCCATGTCAACTCCACATCTGCCAGCAAGCTTAGCCACCATCCTTGGTGCAATCGAGCTTCCTGTATCAGTAGTTGTTGCATACCTTGGATTAGCAGAATATGTTGCACCTTCCAGATGGTTTGGTGTTTTGCTGATTATGGCAGCAATCGCGATTGGTGAGATGAGAGGAATTTGGCAGGTGCTCTTGAAACAGAAACGGTATGTACACTAA
- a CDS encoding NCS2 family permease, with translation MKNFFGFTERNTSYKQEVFAGLTTFLSVSYILVVNPLILSQAGMDRGAVFTATALTAIIGTLLIGLLANYPIAIAPSMGLNSFFTFSVVIGMGIEWQVALTGVFIAGIIFMILSLMKIREKIINAIPVDLKHAIAAGIGFFIAFIGFKNAGIIVANPDTFVAIGDLTLPGTALAIVGLLITIIMLVRGVNGAIFYGMAITTMIGMLVGLIKIPSSIIGTIPSLEPTFGAVFMNLDAIFTPDVLAVIFTFLFVAFFDTAGALIALTSQAGIMKNNEIPKIGRALLADSSAGAIGAVLGTSTPATSVESSSGIAVGGRTGFTSVIIALCFAIALFFSPILAVITTEVTAPALIIVGALMAMDIRNINWSKIEIVIPAFLTIIMMPLTSSVAMGLAFGFILYPLSLLAQKRNKEIHPIMYVLCLLFILYFIFIA, from the coding sequence ATGAAAAACTTTTTTGGTTTTACAGAAAGAAATACATCATATAAACAGGAAGTTTTCGCCGGTCTGACAACGTTTCTTTCCGTATCTTATATTTTAGTCGTAAATCCGCTTATTCTGAGTCAGGCAGGGATGGATCGGGGAGCTGTATTTACAGCTACTGCGCTTACTGCAATTATTGGTACATTACTTATTGGGTTACTTGCGAATTATCCGATTGCGATCGCGCCTAGTATGGGGCTGAATTCATTCTTTACTTTTTCAGTTGTTATCGGAATGGGGATTGAATGGCAAGTAGCTTTGACTGGCGTTTTTATTGCAGGAATTATTTTTATGATTTTAAGCTTGATGAAAATCAGAGAAAAGATCATTAATGCGATACCGGTTGATTTAAAACATGCGATTGCTGCTGGGATTGGATTTTTTATTGCGTTTATCGGCTTTAAAAATGCAGGAATTATTGTTGCTAATCCAGATACGTTTGTTGCGATTGGTGACTTAACATTACCTGGAACAGCATTAGCTATCGTTGGTCTTCTTATTACCATTATAATGCTCGTTCGTGGTGTGAATGGGGCAATTTTTTATGGAATGGCGATTACCACGATGATCGGAATGCTTGTTGGGTTAATTAAAATTCCCTCCTCGATTATTGGTACGATTCCGAGTCTTGAACCAACATTTGGTGCTGTGTTTATGAATTTAGATGCTATTTTTACACCGGATGTATTGGCAGTTATTTTTACCTTTTTATTTGTTGCCTTTTTTGATACAGCTGGAGCTTTGATTGCACTTACGAGTCAAGCTGGCATCATGAAGAATAATGAGATTCCGAAAATAGGAAGGGCGCTGCTTGCTGATTCTTCAGCCGGGGCAATCGGGGCGGTGCTAGGAACCTCTACTCCTGCAACAAGTGTAGAATCCTCTTCAGGTATTGCGGTTGGTGGGAGAACTGGCTTTACATCGGTTATCATTGCACTATGCTTTGCGATTGCATTATTCTTTTCGCCAATTCTAGCTGTCATAACGACAGAGGTTACTGCTCCTGCCTTAATTATTGTTGGGGCATTAATGGCGATGGATATTCGAAATATTAACTGGAGTAAAATTGAAATTGTTATTCCAGCATTTTTGACGATTATTATGATGCCACTAACTTCCAGTGTGGCGATGGGACTTGCCTTTGGATTTATTCTTTATCCATTATCGCTCCTTGCGCAAAAGCGTAATAAAGAAATACATCCGATTATGTACGTGCTTTGCTTGCTATTTATTTTATATTTTATTTTTATTGCATAG